CTCTTCATCTACTTCAGCTCCGCAGCCACCACCCGAAAATACCAAGCCCACCATGGAATGGCGAGAGATGATGGTGTCGCCTACACCACCGGGCATCACTCACGCTCAGCTCGGAACACCAAAGTCGGAGCAGCATGAGCCCCCCCCTGAATTCCAACTTACGCTTTCGTCTACCCCTACCCGCCACTCTCGCTTCCTCCCCGAGACCTCTACTCGGTACCGCAAGCTCAAGAGCATGCCCAACTCGAATATTGAAATCTGCCCGGATGCTTCCATCTTTGCTACAGATTTTGCGACTCGTGTCGGTGGTTCAGATGAACATCCCAAGACCAAGCCTAGTGGCGCCGCTCTCATCCTTGATTACGGAACCTCAGACACTGTCCCTATTAACTCACTTCGAGGCATCCGTCACCACAGGCGCGTGAGCCCCTTCTCCGCGCCCGGTCAGGTTGATCTAAGCGCTGACGTTGATTTCACCGCCATTGCCGAAGTGGCTATGTCGGCAAGTGAGGGCGTTGAGGTCCATGGTCCTGTCACCCAGGGCGATTTCCTTACAGTAATGGGCATCCGTGAACGTGCCGAACAGTTGACCAAGGCTCCCAGTGTAGAGAAGGACGCCGTTGACAAGATCGATGGGGCCTGGAAGCGTCTTGTTGATAAGGGTCCAGATGGTATGGGGAAATTATACAAAGTGTTGGCCATTCTGCCTGAAAACGATGGTCGAAGGCGACCAGTTGGATTTGGAGGTGATATCTCAGGTTAGACGTAGGAAGTTCATGGCGGTCATTCTTGAGCCTTTctgaagagaagaggaaCGACTTTAGAAACATGTGCGTTGATCACAATATTGTATTTATACTTGCCCATTTTGTACTATACTACATTTCACGAACAAACACAAAAAGAGCTGTACATTAATTGAACCTCCATTCATGAATAAGATTTGGTCTGTTTCGCAAACCTATAAGTATACAAAAAAACAATGCGCCGAAAGGTGACTGCAGAAACTTTCATCCCAAGCCAACGCCTTGATTTTCTCACTTGGATCTCACAAGCTTCGCGTCTTCTTCGTCACTGTCGTCATCGTCTGAGAACTTGTCTCCATCCTCACCAACGGCAAAGATAGTCTCGTTCTCTAGCGATTCACGAGGACCGGCACGTGTGTTCGTTGGCTGTTGAGGGGCACTCCGTGATGCGCTTGAGAACGATAGACCGTTGGTGTTTTGTGAGTTGTTTTGAGGCTTGGCGATTTCggcctcctcatcatctgagTCTTCTCCTGGAACACCAATATCGCCAAGGTCAAAGTTGCCATCGTCGTCTTGGGCAATTTCGTCACTCATGGCGAAGCGACGGTTGTTGGACGTAGGGCGCCAGAGATACGCGATCCATGCAACGTCAGCAAAGTAAACCACGTTTAGCCAGCCATCGAGGATGAACCATCGTGTCTTCCAGTGGAACGGGACGAAATCAGGGTCACTGGCAGAGGCAAACGTGAAgctgttgaagaagaaaaagccgAAGATGACCATGACGCTGATGAGAATAGCCCACCAGAGTTTTCTGTACATGGCTTCCTTGGCATGCTGCTTTCGCTCGCGGAGATCCTTGAGAGTCCAGTTGAGGGAGTTGAGGGTCCAGACATAGAAGGCAGTTAGGGTGCCAGCTAGAGGGAGGACAATCAAGAGCACAAATGGGCCTGCCTGGAGTCAGTGGGTACTATAAAAAAACAAGCGAGTAGTCTTACCAGCTGTCTCTGGGGTAATGGAGAGGAAAGTAAGCGAGTAGACGAGGCCAAACAGGAAATGAGCTGCTGCAAGCCATCGCACTCTGATCATGGTCTTGCCCAGGGTGTGCTTGACCACACCATAACCCATACAAACGATAAGCAgcaagaagaacgagaacgaGTTTCGACCGGCGTTGAGAATTCCTACAATTGTGAGGAAAACCTTTGAGCCAATGTTCGAGCCATGGCGATTCTGATATTCTGCATTCGAGTTAGAGCGAGTAATATAACGAGAGTAAAAAACAAACCATAAAAGCCCCAAGTGATGAGCATTTCAActaccaagaagatcaagattgCTGTGATGTAGTTTTGCACGGCCACTAAACGGAGTCAGTTAGTCAGAACTCATTCTTGCATGGGTCGATGCGCTTACAGATATCGTGTCTATGTTGGTAGTAGAGAAACCCCCAGTATGCAGCGAGGAGCGCATACAAGATACTCATGCCACCATAGAATGGCAGTTTGGGAATCTGGGTGGCTTCGAGTTCACCATAAGCATTGCGGTACTCGACCACAAGGTCATAGTTCTTGGTATTGACAACGTCCGTGAGGACGCAGTAGTAACCAGTTTTCTTGATAGCGTAGTTGATGGGTGCAGCGGTATTGAGATGGACGGCCTTGGTAAGGACGACGCTGGTGGATTTCTTGTCGACTTCGGGGTGCAAGATGAACTTGCCAATGTCGGtcttgttgcaataacctTGCTTGACGAATTCATCGCCGCAGACGCCGAGTCGCTGTATCCGATGCATGTTAGTATGCGCCAAATGAGGGTTTGCGACACCACTCACGTTTCCGGGAACATCGGGATCAGGTATTCCAACGAGATTTCTGTCCTTCCACTCGAATATCACAAGACTAGCTGTCGGATCTTTGACGCCCGAATCGCTACTGTTGAGGAACTTGACAAGAATGAATGGGTCAACGGGTCCGCCCCATGAGGACTTGCTGTACATGCCTGAAAACTGTCAGATCGAAGAGTTTGATCGCACATGATAGTCATCACCTACCAGTACAGTATTCTTGGTAGCCTTCTTTGTTGCTCTAGAGGAAAGCAAAGTTAGCACAACCGCGATGCCGGCACTTCCTAGTAGTTGTAAGGCCACCCCGTACCAGTCCGATCTCGTAGGCTTGGGTTGTCCAAAAGGACATGCCCAGCACGAGCAGTCCCGTGAGGAACCTCATGATGTTCGTATCGGGTATATTACGGCGAAAGCTTCGGAAGGGTTGCGAGGAGATCCGGAATAGAAGAAAAGGGATCGCAGTTCAAGGCAGAAGGGAACTTAGAAACGTTTAAGAGGTGGCGCTGTAACTTGTTAATTATGGAGCATATCGAGCCTGTCGAATGTCCTGATTGCGCGGCAGGGTGTGCTTCGTCAAGTAGGAGGGGGACTTTGACTTCGAAGATCCGTGATCTCAAAGTTAGGTATGTCTAAGAATGAATTGGTGTAGTTGAGTTAATGTAGAAGCCCGGATGCCTCAAGTTACAGATTCAAGGGAGCAATCAACGTGTATACGTAATTGGTCGCCGCTCAGTGATGCCAGGTCAGCACCAGCCAGGAGAAACCATGGGAGAGACTTTGTGTCCTCATTGGCCAGACTTCGAATGGTTACGATAAGCCCCAGGTCGTCTCAGGCACCAGGTTAGCGTACCTGGTACCTATGAGGTACGTAAAAGCACAGGTGGAAACTTAGCGTGGCGCATCATATGGATGGAACCATGGACAGGTAGCCATCATCATaacttctttttttattaaaaaaaaaaaaaaacaagtaCTATCACTTGTTTGATCAGCGCAACAATGGGCAAAGGAACAGACAAGCTTTATGTAAGTAAACATTCCCCGATTGAAGCCATATTTTATTCTAACCAAGCATCTCTCAGATTACGCACTCAGAATGGTCCTCGGCCGACGCCTTCTCTCCCAGTATCGGCGCAGGCGCGTCTCGCAACCAACAAGCCAGCGCTTCATTTCGTCGTCTTCCCTTCAACTTTTGCGCCGCCAGTCTTCAGCCGTTCAAGAATCCAGTGTGCACGCCAGATGGGACTATCTTCGATGTTGAAGTCATTGGCGCCTGGCTTGAAAAGCATCCCAACCAGAACCCCGTCACCGGCGAGCCCCTACAGAAAAAAGATTTGATCCGTCTCAATTTCGCCCGGAATTCAGAGTCGGACTCCCTTGGAGCTGGATTGAGTGATGGAAAAGGCGATTTAATCGATCCGGTCACCTACAAGGTCTTCACCGACAATACACACATAGTCGCTATTCGTCATGGCACATATGCCAACGTCTTCGCTTGGGATACGGTCGATCGCATGAATATCAAGGCCAAATCGTGGCGCGACTTGGTTGACGACGAGGAATTCACTCGCGCCGACATCATCACCCTCCAGGACCCCCAGAATGCGGCCAGTCGCAACTTGGATCAGTTCAAGTATTTGAAGGAAGGGCACGAGGCGCAATTGACAAAAGAGCAGGAAGAAGAGCGCAATGCTGGAAATATCAACTCCAGCGCTCTGGGAAGCATGGGCGACAAGGTCTCGCGCGCCAAGGCGGCGGTAGAAAAGGCGCGCAGAGCTCGCGAACAGGGTGGTGATGTCAACCGCAGTTCCACTGCTTTAACGAAACCCACGGCCGCTGGCGGCGTCGTTCGCAAGTCCATGATCAACGACAAGAAATTGGCTGTCAACTCTGCCACTTATACCACCGGAAAAGCCGCAGCCAGTTTCACCAGCACAGGCTTGACACCAGAAACGAGTGGCGAGAGAGCCCTGCTCTCTGATGAAGAGTACATGCTGAAACCCAAGCGTGTCAAGACAACAGGATTTGCCAGGATAGAAACAAATTTGGGCGACTTGACAATCGAACTATACCCGGAGTTTGCACCAAAAGCTGTGTGGAATTTCATCAGGTTAtcccagacaggttattacAAGGGCGTGGCCTTTCATCGAAACATTCCCAACTTTATGATCCAGGGTGGTGATCCCTCTGGCACTGGTCGAGGCGGGCAGAGTGTTTGGGGCAAGTATTTCGATGATGAATTCGACGGTCCTATGTCACACAATGGCCGTGGAACCCGTAAGTGATCCCTTTCCAGTGCCGTTTGATTCTTGCTAACCTCACACTCCCAGTCTCGATGGCCAATAAAGGAAAAAACACAAACTCtagccagttcttctttgcATACAAACCAACACCTCATCTCGACCGCAAACATACAGTATTTGGGAAAGTTGTCGAAAACATCAACGTTCTCTCCAAAATGGAAAACGTCCCCACTGATGGTTCTAACCGCCCCCTTAATAAGATCTTTATCAAGGACATCGTCATCATGCTTGACCCCTTTGCCGAGTTTCAAAAACAGAAGCAAGAGGACGAGTTGCAGACTAAGGAGCGGGAGAAGATCCAGCTACAAGGTGGTACAGACGATGACAAGACGACATGGACCGGCAAGCGGATACGAAATGACGGCAGCATGGAGAACACAGGTGCTGGAGTAGGAAAGTACTTGAAGGCCACTACGCAAAAGAGTACATCAACAGTCAACGAAGCAGACCTGGAGGATGTTGACACATGGGAGGAGCCAGCACGCAAAAAGGCCAAAGGAGGCGGTTTTGGGAATTTTGATAATTGGTAAATGAAACATGCAGTCTGCCAATGCAGAACAGCAATATGTCAATAGCTCAAAAATGCTGGGTATGTGACCTTCTGAAACTCGCCCTATCTATCCAAAGAATCACGCTAAGAAATAGAAAAGGCTGTCAATATCACGTCCATTACGTAGGATGAATCCATACGTCTCAAACATGATTCCTTGGACGTCGAATGAAGTAAAGACATGCTGAGCTGCATAGAGACGCATACTGATCATGATGAGGCGTATCAAACTATTGAAGGTAGCGTGCTCGGAGCTACTGACGGAAGCTTGCTAAGAAGTGAGGTGTTACAGATAGAAGGGCCAGCTTTCTGCTCCTGCAACAGTCCCGCAACAACGCGCGCCTGTTCCAAGCCAGCTTCTCTATATATGGCATTGAGACCCTCTACAGCATACTGTTTCGTCTCAGAGGAACAGGCCGACGACATGCCAAGCATGTACAATGGCCAGATAATGGTGCTGTTGGTCGAAGCAAGGCTCATAAAACGAGCGGCATCATCTGTATGGGCTGTTGATCTTGTCGGGTCAAACATTACAGGACTACCACCACTGCTCGAAGCATCGTCCCCGGTACCAAATCGTGTATCATGAGCGGGAGGCGTTGATAGAACACGGCAGGCCTGCTTCTTAGCAGCAATCGATACCGTACGTGCTGGGTCTTTTCGGTCAATTATATCGCGTATACTAACAACTCCAAGATGCTGTGGTATACTCGCAGCGATCGACCGTCCTAGCATGTTCAAAAGTTTGACAGACGTGGCCAGAATCTGAAGATGGGCCTCCGATATTACAGTATCGCTGGATGACTCGAATATTGCGCAAAATTTCTCAACGAATGTTTCTAATAGGAGCATGCGTATTCCTCGCACCATGTTCCAGGTGGTGGATTGGAGAAGTCCGGTATAAACGTGACAAGTTTGTCCCAAGACTCGTGGGTCCGGCTGCGTCAACTGTACATTGTGATATCTCCAATCCTCTGGTAGCCCGGAGAGTGTTGCAGAAATTTCTTCCTGGACATCAGATATGGCGTTGACTATATCATCAAGACTGTTAAGTGTGCCTGATTTGATATCGTGCCGAACTTGTAGTGCTTTGTAAACGGGATATGCTACATAAAAGTCAGGCCCCATAAGTTCTTCAGTGGGCGGAATTTGACGGCGAAGATCTATTAGAGTTCCTGGCATAGGGAGACCACTCTGAATGCAGCTTATTAGGACCGTTTGGCAAAGCATGAGAAACATGCGGGCCCCAGCTTTGGTCCTAAATTGAGCAACACCCCTTATACTCGCAAGAGCAGCAGCTCCATTAACATGATCTTGCCAAGCACGCATCGTATGAGCACTGTAGCCCGAAACGAATTCGTATGTGCCAAGAATCAATACTGCAAGCATAGTTGTGTCCTTCACTACTTCTATCGGGTCACGGAGGGCCCGGTGCGTTAATCCGAGTGCGATGGCGTAGCTCTCTTGGGCACGGGTCATAAGTTCGGGTGACTGGAGACTTTGAGAGCATGCCGCAAGTCCAACAGCTGCCATACTGACAGAGACCAGGTCAACTTGGGACTGGGCCGAGTCCGGGGGCTTCCATACATCGAATATGAAAGAATAGTTCTGGTGGGGACCTCCATCCGTCGTGACATAgcgagaaaagaagaaggaaatgcCCTTGTCCTGAGTCTCGGGGGATAAAGCCCTGTCTAGTGGGACGTCGAGCTCGGAAGCTCTGGCATCATCGTTGGCATCAGCTGGGCTTTCCGAAGTCTCTGAAGAAGAACGGCTCCAATCATTGTTTAAGGCTGAAAGCACAGGTGCGCGACAACGAGCGGCCCGTTTCCTAGAACGTCTATCCGTTGCTTTGTTAGGTTTCTCTACTTTGGAGGCAGGTGGTAAGCCTCTCCCAGGTCTTGAATCAATGATGAATGTCGGCGATGAGCCGATCGGCTCAGTAGGTGTTGAGGGGGATGGAGAGGGAGAGGGGAGTCCCTGGCCAGCAGAGCTCTTTTGATTCGGATTGAGGTGCTGGGACCGTCTTCTTTCTGCTTTCTTGATGACATGAGAGCTTTCATCTCGAAACATCAGATCAACAAGGTTACGATAACCAGGACAAGTTATCCCCTTCTTCGTGCATTGTGTACACGAAGGGTCCTTTTGGTCGCACTTGGGAGATGAATTACTGGTCAGCAAGATGAAAGAACAGTGGATGGTCATGGCCACACTGTCAAGTTGTATGTCCGACCGTAGATGCTGTTGGGGGATAATTTAGGCCAGTGATGACGGGATAACTCACGCGAATCTTCCGACCACGGCAGACGGAGCAACCTCCGGAAGGCTTCCCACAATAGACCATGACGATGCTTTGAAGAGGCACGACCTTGTAGTTGGTTATCCAGGTTTGACAGCTAAGGCCGAGAGATAAGCGTATAGATAGAAGGGTTGACGCTTTTGCAGGTCATGACATGATGGGCACCTGCTAGTAGCAGTGCTTCTCGCGGGTTGTTCTGTTTAACAAATGCAGTTTGTTGGCTCAAGAAATATGCCCCGCCAGAGGATAGCTAGGTAGGGAGGAAGCTGGGGTAATACCGAAAGATGCGGTTAGGTATCCCAAATGACGGTTCTTAGAGAGGGTATCGCTGGTATCAGAAATCGCGAATCGTCAATCATGAGCTTGTGAGTCGATGCTGAGAATGGGGGCGACGGAACAATTATATATATTGGTGTGCTCCGAACCAGGGAGAAATGATAGCAATGTGCAGTTAAATTAGATGTAAAAGGGAAAAGTAGAGGCATGGATGATGCAGTAGCAGAAGGAAGGGCTTGAATGGATCGATAGGCTCGCACCGCAGTGGACGGTGGACAGACAGGATTGGGTGTGATGCGACTTGTTAGCTGCAGATTGGGTGGGCAGGCGCCGTCCGTTATGGTTATGGCTGTGttcttcctttctttccGAGGGCCCTGGTTAAGAATGCATCATTGGATCAATACTTTATTAGCTACGTTACCTCTTgcaagaataataatatttattcgCCAAGGTAAGTACTAAATCAGTATTTACATTCGATGCAAATACCTTGACCAGTTGAGTTGGTGACTG
This Fusarium poae strain DAOMC 252244 chromosome 3, whole genome shotgun sequence DNA region includes the following protein-coding sequences:
- a CDS encoding hypothetical protein (SECRETED:SignalP(1-17)~BUSCO:36094at5125~CAZy:GH64) gives rise to the protein MIALLCALVAVVRLVAGTCECGYSIQDPEGEGVIVFMDRLETDFGQLQTISQSQDWIAQKFTVSAEDGRGNYSKAFEPTNVAIQASHPQDHPDQGHGLELRGTCAAFFWYFNNTQEIDIEFLSQEFDYDRGIYPVNLVVQSKASMEAGYDASKTGNFKRVNLDFDPTESFHEYRFDYVPGHVRFYADNKLLAQMEGSDMPSSGGHLILQHWSNGNPLWSGGPPTKDATVTVSYVKAYFNSSDHERQSYLQQQCVRSSLRASACPIQNVTNATSYGDDMPHDSDYNDESDAAVAKMSLLGGLGLGLSNIMPTEPFLDILLTNHTDSKALFAHVTGRDEKGVVMLLADGETLYRPESPSEILQPVGADVGILVGEPGAQKKVRIPHIFGGRIWFCKGNPLTFMLNPGPAVVEPSVMNPTDPNFHADWGFCEFTYNNDQLYVNVSYVDFVSLPIGLELENEAGKVTHVRGLPKDGLDQVCEGLKRQGEKDGAGWEKLVVKSNSGSNLRALSINAAAELHPGLLENYFAPEIDAAWERYKKEDIEINTQAEWGDVKGRVHHDKLVFKDVGKDKLKFSFEKPSTRDIVSCSSGPFAGGPDVTPAQLNVGARLAAALNRTTLSGNSRQPEGEKCDQKDPSCTQCTKKGITCPGYRNLVDLMFRDESSHVIKKAERRRSQHLNPNQKSSAGQGLPSPSPSPSTPTEPIGSSPTFIIDSRPGRGLPPASKVEKPNKATDRRSRKRAARCRAPVLSALNNDWSRSSSETSESPADANDDARASELDVPLDRALSPETQDKGISFFFSRYVTTDGGPHQNYSFIFDVWKPPDSAQSQVDLVSVSMAAVGLAACSQSLQSPELMTRAQESYAIALGLTHRALRDPIEVVKDTTMLAVLILGTYEFVSGYSAHTMRAWQDHVNGAAALASIRGVAQFRTKAGARMFLMLCQTVLISCIQSGLPMPGTLIDLRRQIPPTEELMGPDFYVAYPVYKALQVRHDIKSGTLNSLDDIVNAISDVQEEISATLSGLPEDWRYHNVQLTQPDPRVLGQTCHVYTGLLQSTTWNMVRGIRMLLLETFVEKFCAIFESSSDTVISEAHLQILATSVKLLNMLGRSIAASIPQHLGVVSIRDIIDRKDPARTVSIAAKKQACRVLSTPPAHDTRFGTGDDASSSGGSPVMFDPTRSTAHTDDAARFMSLASTNSTIIWPLYMLGMSSACSSETKQYAVEGLNAIYREAGLEQARVVAGLLQEQKAGPSICNTSLLSKLPSVAPSTLPSIV
- the CYP8 gene encoding Peptidyl-prolyl cis-trans isomerase cyp8 (BUSCO:24753at5125) encodes the protein MGKGTDKLYITHSEWSSADAFSPSIGAGASRNQQASASFRRLPFNFCAASLQPFKNPVCTPDGTIFDVEVIGAWLEKHPNQNPVTGEPLQKKDLIRLNFARNSESDSLGAGLSDGKGDLIDPVTYKVFTDNTHIVAIRHGTYANVFAWDTVDRMNIKAKSWRDLVDDEEFTRADIITLQDPQNAASRNLDQFKYLKEGHEAQLTKEQEEERNAGNINSSALGSMGDKVSRAKAAVEKARRAREQGGDVNRSSTALTKPTAAGGVVRKSMINDKKLAVNSATYTTGKAAASFTSTGLTPETSGERALLSDEEYMLKPKRVKTTGFARIETNLGDLTIELYPEFAPKAVWNFIRLSQTGYYKGVAFHRNIPNFMIQGGDPSGTGRGGQSVWGKYFDDEFDGPMSHNGRGTLSMANKGKNTNSSQFFFAYKPTPHLDRKHTVFGKVVENINVLSKMENVPTDGSNRPLNKIFIKDIVIMLDPFAEFQKQKQEDELQTKEREKIQLQGGTDDDKTTWTGKRIRNDGSMENTGAGVGKYLKATTQKSTSTVNEADLEDVDTWEEPARKKAKGGGFGNFDNW
- a CDS encoding hypothetical protein (SECRETED:SignalP(1-19)~TransMembrane:7 (n3-14c19/20o186-206i218-237o257-280i292-313o319-345i366-386o406-427i)~BUSCO:20682at5125) translates to MRFLTGLLVLGMSFWTTQAYEIGLSNKEGYQEYCTGMYSKSSWGGPVDPFILVKFLNSSDSGVKDPTASLVIFEWKDRNLVGIPDPDVPGNRLGVCGDEFVKQGYCNKTDIGKFILHPEVDKKSTSVVLTKAVHLNTAAPINYAIKKTGYYCVLTDVVNTKNYDLVVEYRNAYGELEATQIPKLPFYGGMSILYALLAAYWGFLYYQHRHDILAVQNYITAILIFLVVEMLITWGFYEYQNRHGSNIGSKVFLTIVGILNAGRNSFSFFLLLIVCMGYGVVKHTLGKTMIRVRWLAAAHFLFGLVYSLTFLSITPETAGPFVLLIVLPLAGTLTAFYVWTLNSLNWTLKDLRERKQHAKEAMYRKLWWAILISVMVIFGFFFFNSFTFASASDPDFVPFHWKTRWFILDGWLNVVYFADVAWIAYLWRPTSNNRRFAMSDEIAQDDDGNFDLGDIGVPGEDSDDEEAEIAKPQNNSQNTNGLSFSSASRSAPQQPTNTRAGPRESLENETIFAVGEDGDKFSDDDDSDEEDAKLVRSK